The genomic window TTTACAAAACAGCATTTAGAAAAAGGCGAATACGAAAACTGTACGTTTAGGAATTGTAATTTCGAATATCAGGATCTTTCCGGATTCAACTTTAACGATTGTGAATTTGTAGGTTGTAATCTAAGTATGGTGAAATTGATAGGAACAGCCTTTCGTGATGTAAATTTCAAGGAATGTAAAATGTTTGGACTCCAGTTTAATGACTGTAATGAATTCGGGTTGTCTTTTAGGTTTGATGGCTGCTCTTTAAACAATTCTGTCTTTTATCAGACATCTATTAAGAAAAGCTTATTTAAAAATTCAAAGCTTATCGAAGTTGATTTTACTGAATGTGATTTATCAGGTGCAGTCTTTAGTCATTGTGATTTCTCAGGAGCTGTTTTTGATAACGCCAATCTGGAAAAAACCGATTTTAGAACTTCTGTCAATTATTTGATAGATCCTTCCCAAAACAGGCTTAAAAAGGCTAAATTTTCACTTTCTGAAATCCATGGTCTCCTTTATAAGCTGAATATTGAAATAGATAAGAATAGTTAACGATGTAAAAAGTTTTTATACAAAATGTAAGTCGTTGAAAAACCTCATCGGGTATAAGAAAAAGCCATCAAAATTCTGATGGCTTTTCATTATTTAAATCAATTATTTAAAATTAAAAATTTGTTCCGTTGGATACAGGAGTTGTCGCTGCTAAGTTATTGTAAGCTTCTCCGTTTTCATTGATGATTCTTTTTGCAAATCTGTATTTAGGTCCCCAATAAGAATCACTAAGAGAAGATACCATTACTCCTTTTGATGTGGCAGCGTGAATGAATTTAATATCTCCATCTTCAGAAACGCTTTCAACAATACCTACATGAGAAATTCTTCTACCATGAGAAAAGAAGATCAAATCCCCTTTCTGAAGATTTTCTTTTTCTACTTTTTCTCCTTCGTGTGCCTGGGAAGCTGCTACTCTAGGCAAGCTAAGACCCGCTGCTGCACCAAAAACTGAAAGAACGAAAGCAGAACAGTCGATTCCGTTTCTTGTCGTTCCTCCGTATCTGTAAGGAGTTCCTAAATAAGTCGCTGCTTCAGATAAAATGTTGTCGATTGTTTTATTGTATTTGATTGCCTTTGCAATCTCAGAGTTTTTAACGGTATTTTTTGCGTTGGCGATAGATGCCGCTTT from Chryseobacterium camelliae includes these protein-coding regions:
- a CDS encoding pentapeptide repeat-containing protein, which encodes MEESYILDQTFENIDFTKQHLEKGEYENCTFRNCNFEYQDLSGFNFNDCEFVGCNLSMVKLIGTAFRDVNFKECKMFGLQFNDCNEFGLSFRFDGCSLNNSVFYQTSIKKSLFKNSKLIEVDFTECDLSGAVFSHCDFSGAVFDNANLEKTDFRTSVNYLIDPSQNRLKKAKFSLSEIHGLLYKLNIEIDKNS
- a CDS encoding C40 family peptidase — protein: MKKRVLFYLVAIVSTMSLQSCVTNYVVSQPATYTKEYKTDAKLASFNPKKAELDKQRLIDSFLAEKAASIANAKNTVKNSEIAKAIKYNKTIDNILSEAATYLGTPYRYGGTTRNGIDCSAFVLSVFGAAAGLSLPRVAASQAHEGEKVEKENLQKGDLIFFSHGRRISHVGIVESVSEDGDIKFIHAATSKGVMVSSLSDSYWGPKYRFAKRIINENGEAYNNLAATTPVSNGTNF